One segment of Candidatus Sericytochromatia bacterium DNA contains the following:
- the ftcD gene encoding glutamate formimidoyltransferase — protein sequence MLIECIPNISEGRRPEVVAEIVAAIRAVPGIQWLDQSSDADHHRSVLTFAGAPEALEQAISVLYTQAAQHIDLRHHQGEHPRMGAVDVVPFVPLTGATMADCVALAKRVGERIAGDHGVPVVLYEEAASAPHRRNLAEVRKGEFEGLKDKLARAEWKPDYGPTNPHEQLGASAVGAREALVAYNVYLDTRDVKIAQEIAKAIRGSSGGLGSVKAMGLYIEDRQQAQVSMNLVNFRKNPLYRVVELIRIEAARWGVRVTSSEIVGLVPQAALLESAAYYLQLEGYQPAMVLENKLQEAQASTAPAPTPA from the coding sequence GTGCTCATCGAATGCATCCCCAACATCAGCGAGGGCCGGCGGCCTGAGGTCGTGGCTGAGATCGTGGCCGCGATCCGGGCGGTGCCTGGAATCCAGTGGCTCGACCAGTCCTCGGACGCGGATCACCATCGTTCCGTGCTCACCTTCGCGGGTGCCCCTGAGGCGCTCGAGCAGGCCATCTCGGTGCTTTACACCCAGGCCGCGCAGCACATCGACCTGCGCCATCACCAGGGGGAGCACCCGCGCATGGGCGCGGTCGACGTGGTGCCTTTCGTGCCGCTGACCGGCGCGACCATGGCCGACTGCGTGGCGCTGGCCAAGCGCGTCGGGGAGCGCATCGCGGGCGATCACGGCGTGCCCGTCGTGCTGTACGAGGAAGCGGCCAGCGCGCCGCACCGCCGCAACCTGGCCGAAGTGCGCAAGGGCGAATTTGAAGGCTTGAAGGACAAACTGGCGCGCGCCGAATGGAAGCCCGACTATGGCCCCACGAACCCGCATGAGCAGCTCGGCGCCAGCGCCGTCGGGGCCCGCGAGGCACTGGTGGCCTACAACGTTTACCTCGATACGCGCGACGTCAAAATCGCCCAGGAAATCGCCAAGGCGATTCGCGGCAGCAGCGGCGGGCTCGGCAGCGTCAAGGCCATGGGCCTCTACATCGAAGACCGCCAGCAGGCCCAGGTCTCGATGAACCTGGTGAACTTCCGCAAAAACCCGCTATACCGGGTGGTCGAGCTGATTCGCATCGAAGCCGCCCGCTGGGGCGTGCGCGTCACCAGTTCGGAAATTGTCGGACTCGTGCCGCAAGCGGCCCTGCTGGAAAGCGCCGCCTACTACCTGCAACTGGAAGGTTACCAGCCGGCCATGGTGCTCGAAAACAAGCTGCAAGAGGCCCAGGCCTCGACCGCACCAGCCCCCACCCCTGCCTGA
- a CDS encoding cyclodeaminase/cyclohydrolase family protein, translating into MTDSFTDLPLPELLGRFAAKTPVPGGGSAAAIAGALAATLGEMVGALTLGKKGYEHTVIEVETLRAEARALSRRLLAAAEEDARAYEAVVAAIALPKETDEQKAARKEAMQKAFQGATEPPLGVARSCLVAGRLGLRMLTIGNRNASSDAAVAVLLALAGAEGALLNVGINLSSIQDATFVETTRQEADTLWASIAAMRRDMWQAARQAGLPSPAEEAHA; encoded by the coding sequence ATGACCGACTCCTTCACCGACCTGCCCTTGCCCGAGTTGCTCGGACGCTTCGCCGCCAAGACCCCGGTGCCGGGCGGCGGCAGCGCCGCGGCGATCGCCGGCGCCCTGGCCGCGACCCTCGGCGAGATGGTCGGCGCCCTGACACTCGGCAAGAAGGGCTACGAGCACACCGTGATCGAGGTGGAAACCCTGCGGGCCGAGGCCCGGGCGCTGTCCCGACGCTTGCTGGCCGCTGCGGAGGAAGACGCTCGCGCCTATGAAGCGGTGGTGGCAGCCATAGCCCTGCCCAAGGAGACTGACGAACAGAAAGCCGCCCGCAAGGAGGCCATGCAGAAGGCCTTTCAGGGGGCCACCGAACCGCCCCTCGGCGTGGCGCGCTCTTGTCTGGTGGCCGGCCGCTTGGGTTTGCGCATGCTGACGATCGGCAATCGCAACGCCAGTTCCGATGCGGCCGTTGCGGTGCTGCTCGCCCTGGCAGGGGCCGAAGGGGCCTTGCTGAACGTGGGCATCAACCTGAGTTCCATTCAGGATGCCACGTTTGTGGAGACGACCCGTCAGGAAGCCGACACGCTGTGGGCCAGCATCGCGGCCATGCGGCGGGATATGTGGCAGGCGGCCCGTCAGGCAGGCCTGCCGAGCCCCGCGGAGGAGGCGCACGCGTGA
- the hutH gene encoding histidine ammonia-lyase yields the protein MTLSSPSDDLPVVANGHDLTLWDVVCVAARRVPVCIPAEAEAAMRASRRSVEEMLEEDRVVYGITTGFGFMKDRRISPDEVGRLQTNLVRSHAAGVGPPLPTSVVRAMMLLRLNALVKGFSGIRTEVVALLAEMLNRGVHPQIPSQGSVGASGDLSPLSHLALVLMGEGVAEYRGMLLPGREALEAAELAPIQLAAKEGLALINGTQAMTAMGCLMIDQAHQLAKLADLVAACSVEALLGSHTPFHAAVHALRPHPGQLASARNLVKLLDGSQLVETHRHCNQVQDGYSLRCVPQIHGASRDTIRHARSVFQIEINAVTDNPLIFSAAGEAVSAGHFHGQPVALPLDFLGIAVAELANVSERRTERLVNPTLSNGLPAFLTGKPGLNSGYMVAQYTAAALVSENKVLCHPASVDSIPTSAGQEDHVSMGTIAARKLMRIVEHTRQVLAIELLCACQALDLRGEIPPGHGVAAAHRYVRQFVPHLDDDRILASDIATLTPHLEEGRLLSAVEAAVGPLE from the coding sequence GTGACCCTTTCCTCACCCAGTGATGACCTGCCGGTGGTGGCCAACGGTCACGACCTGACGCTCTGGGACGTGGTCTGCGTGGCCGCACGCCGGGTACCGGTCTGCATCCCGGCCGAGGCAGAGGCGGCCATGCGCGCTTCCCGTCGCAGCGTGGAGGAAATGCTGGAGGAAGACCGCGTGGTCTACGGGATCACCACCGGCTTCGGCTTCATGAAGGACCGTCGCATCTCCCCGGACGAAGTGGGCCGCTTGCAGACCAACCTCGTCCGCAGTCACGCCGCCGGGGTCGGCCCCCCCTTGCCGACCTCGGTGGTGCGCGCCATGATGCTGCTGCGCCTCAATGCGCTGGTCAAGGGATTTTCCGGCATCCGAACCGAGGTCGTGGCCCTGCTGGCGGAGATGCTCAACCGAGGGGTCCATCCCCAGATTCCGTCGCAGGGGTCGGTGGGAGCGTCGGGCGACCTCTCGCCACTCTCGCACCTGGCCCTGGTGCTGATGGGCGAGGGGGTGGCGGAATACCGGGGCATGCTCCTGCCAGGGCGCGAGGCGCTGGAAGCTGCAGAGCTGGCGCCGATCCAGCTGGCGGCCAAGGAGGGCCTGGCGCTGATCAACGGCACCCAGGCCATGACCGCGATGGGCTGCTTGATGATCGACCAGGCGCACCAGCTGGCCAAGCTGGCCGACCTGGTGGCTGCCTGCTCGGTGGAGGCCCTGCTCGGCTCGCACACACCATTCCACGCGGCGGTCCATGCCCTGCGACCCCATCCCGGGCAACTGGCGTCCGCGCGCAACCTGGTCAAGCTGCTCGACGGCTCGCAGCTGGTCGAAACCCATCGTCATTGCAACCAGGTGCAAGATGGCTATTCGCTGCGCTGCGTGCCGCAGATCCACGGCGCTTCGCGCGACACGATCCGGCACGCCCGCTCGGTCTTCCAGATTGAAATCAATGCCGTGACGGACAACCCGCTGATCTTCTCCGCGGCCGGTGAAGCCGTTTCAGCCGGTCACTTCCACGGTCAACCCGTGGCGCTGCCGCTCGACTTTCTGGGGATCGCCGTGGCCGAACTCGCCAACGTTTCCGAGCGTCGCACCGAGCGACTGGTCAACCCGACGCTGTCCAACGGCCTGCCGGCCTTCCTGACGGGCAAGCCCGGCTTGAACTCGGGCTACATGGTGGCGCAGTACACGGCCGCCGCCCTCGTGTCCGAGAACAAGGTGCTGTGCCATCCCGCCTCGGTCGATTCGATCCCCACCTCGGCCGGGCAGGAAGACCACGTCTCGATGGGCACGATCGCAGCCCGCAAGCTCATGCGCATCGTCGAGCACACCCGTCAGGTGCTGGCGATCGAACTGCTGTGCGCCTGCCAGGCCCTCGATCTGCGGGGCGAAATTCCGCCGGGACACGGGGTCGCCGCCGCTCATCGCTACGTGCGACAGTTCGTGCCCCACCTGGACGATGACCGCATCCTGGCCTCCGACATCGCCACCTTGACGCCTCACCTGGAAGAGGGGCGCCTGCTGAGTGCGGTGGAAGCCGCAGTGGGCCCATTGGAGTAG
- a CDS encoding biotin carboxylase N-terminal domain-containing protein yields MMKKLLVANRGEIAIRIIRACRELGVATVAVYTELDRECRHIELADQAFSLGEATYLDMAALWAIAEQADCDAIHPGYGFLAENADFAAGTVTRGLTWVGPHAEAIAQMGSKLAARKLALAHEVPIVPGDTEPVTSAEAIRAFGAAHGYPILIKAAAGGGGRGQVVLNGPEEIEAGLERAQREGLNYFGDASVYIERYLTRPRHIEVQVVADKHGQVIHLGERDCTIQRRNQKLVEEAPSPAVDPALRDALGQAACRMARAVNYDSVGTCEFMVEDGRFYFLEMNTRIQVEHTVTEVIYRCDLVKEMLRIAAGTPLDPGLVGKSAEGWAIQVRLNAEDPSANYRPTPGYLARYVRPEGPGVRLDGAAYEGWTIPTAYDSMIAKLITWGQDRHEAIARMRRALKETVIEGVPTTVPLHAVIMENPTFIGGDFSTRFLQDCLTEAERARIKEAIDPVVAEGPTPLTTTRNFSLEVNRQRFEVVLRDPLGSLAVTSAAAGPRKPTPAPKGGAKSAAGAPSDGQLRAPMMSRVVKLCVAVGDTVKAGQPLVVIEAMKMESELVSPQDGVVQSLQCQAGDTVQQGQILASLA; encoded by the coding sequence ATGATGAAAAAGTTACTCGTGGCCAACCGTGGTGAAATCGCCATTCGCATCATTCGGGCTTGCCGGGAACTGGGCGTCGCGACGGTGGCCGTCTACACCGAGCTGGACCGGGAGTGTCGCCACATCGAACTGGCCGACCAGGCCTTCAGCCTGGGCGAGGCGACGTACCTCGACATGGCGGCGCTGTGGGCGATCGCCGAACAGGCCGACTGCGACGCGATTCACCCTGGTTACGGCTTTCTGGCCGAGAACGCCGACTTCGCGGCGGGGACCGTGACCCGGGGCCTGACATGGGTGGGACCGCACGCCGAGGCGATCGCCCAGATGGGCTCCAAGCTGGCCGCCCGCAAGCTGGCCCTGGCGCACGAGGTGCCGATCGTGCCCGGCGACACCGAGCCGGTCACCAGCGCGGAGGCCATCCGAGCCTTCGGCGCCGCCCACGGCTACCCGATCCTGATCAAGGCCGCCGCTGGCGGCGGCGGCCGAGGCCAGGTGGTGCTGAACGGCCCCGAGGAGATCGAAGCGGGCCTCGAGCGCGCCCAGCGCGAAGGCCTCAACTACTTCGGTGATGCCTCGGTCTACATCGAGCGCTACCTGACGCGGCCCCGCCACATCGAGGTCCAGGTGGTGGCCGACAAGCACGGGCAAGTGATTCACCTGGGCGAGCGCGATTGCACGATCCAGCGCCGCAACCAGAAGCTGGTCGAGGAAGCGCCCTCTCCGGCCGTCGACCCGGCCCTGCGGGACGCTCTCGGCCAGGCGGCGTGTCGCATGGCCCGCGCGGTGAATTACGATTCGGTGGGCACCTGCGAGTTCATGGTCGAAGATGGCCGCTTCTACTTCCTGGAGATGAACACGCGCATCCAGGTGGAACACACCGTCACCGAGGTGATTTACCGCTGCGACCTGGTCAAGGAGATGCTGCGCATCGCGGCCGGCACGCCGCTCGACCCCGGCCTGGTCGGCAAGTCCGCCGAGGGCTGGGCGATCCAGGTGCGCCTGAACGCGGAAGACCCCTCGGCCAATTACCGGCCGACCCCGGGCTACCTGGCCCGCTACGTCCGGCCGGAGGGCCCCGGCGTGCGGCTCGATGGGGCGGCCTACGAGGGCTGGACGATCCCGACGGCCTACGACTCCATGATTGCCAAGCTGATCACCTGGGGACAGGACCGCCACGAGGCGATCGCCCGCATGCGTCGCGCCCTCAAGGAAACCGTGATCGAAGGCGTGCCCACCACCGTGCCACTGCACGCCGTCATCATGGAAAACCCGACCTTCATCGGCGGCGACTTCTCGACCCGCTTCCTGCAGGATTGCCTCACCGAGGCGGAACGGGCGCGCATCAAGGAGGCCATCGACCCGGTCGTGGCGGAAGGCCCGACGCCCTTGACCACCACGCGGAACTTCTCGCTGGAGGTCAACCGCCAGCGCTTCGAGGTGGTGCTGCGCGACCCCTTGGGTAGCCTGGCCGTGACCTCGGCCGCCGCAGGCCCTCGCAAACCGACGCCGGCCCCCAAGGGCGGAGCCAAAAGCGCGGCAGGTGCCCCCTCGGACGGTCAGCTTCGGGCGCCCATGATGAGCCGGGTGGTCAAGCTCTGTGTCGCCGTGGGGGATACGGTCAAGGCTGGTCAACCGCTGGTCGTGATCGAGGCGATGAAAATGGAAAGCGAACTGGTCAGCCCGCAAGACGGCGTGGTGCAGAGCCTCCAGTGCCAGGCCGGCGACACGGTGCAGCAAGGACAGATACTGGCCAGCCTGGCGTGA
- a CDS encoding metallopeptidase TldD-related protein: MITALPFDAEVRHLLGLAEFKGLTDVEVYARRDEALTLRANQGTLESFQRSHSVGLGVRVVEGDRVGYAYSENLTPEALDRMLSEAAENAAIVAGEAGVGLVMAAEDAPAVPGLYEPSLEDVALEAKVTGILRAEAAARADARVKAVPGCVYADATSVVRVASTRGLDRHFRSNQAYAVVFPLVSEAGENRTGIHMHLTRRFETIDFEAVGRQAVGHACRRLGARSLTSGQYPVVFTPRAMSELLSAFSDVFSAKAAQEGKSLLAGRLGEAVAATRLTLLDDALLAEGYASRPFDDEGTASRTCALIEGGVFKTFLHNAQTARQMGVASTGHASRGGYKGTLSVAPTNLYVQPGDQPFAALVAGPGPVVVIDDLQGVHAGTNAISGDFSLQCQGWLYLDGVEQHAVANITVAGNFVTMLAGVEALGDDLEFHPHGAYIGSPSVRIAELAIAGA; the protein is encoded by the coding sequence ATGATCACCGCGCTTCCCTTTGACGCTGAAGTTCGGCACCTGCTGGGTCTGGCTGAATTCAAAGGGCTTACGGACGTCGAGGTTTACGCCCGGCGTGATGAAGCCCTGACCTTGCGCGCCAATCAGGGCACGCTCGAAAGCTTTCAGCGCTCCCACTCGGTAGGGCTGGGGGTGCGCGTGGTGGAGGGCGATCGCGTGGGCTACGCCTACAGCGAGAACCTGACGCCCGAGGCGCTCGACCGGATGCTTTCGGAAGCAGCCGAGAACGCCGCGATTGTCGCCGGTGAAGCGGGCGTGGGGCTCGTCATGGCGGCTGAGGACGCGCCGGCTGTGCCGGGCCTGTACGAACCGTCGCTGGAAGACGTCGCCCTCGAGGCCAAGGTGACGGGCATCCTGCGCGCCGAGGCGGCGGCTCGCGCCGATGCGCGCGTCAAGGCCGTGCCCGGCTGTGTCTACGCGGATGCTACCAGTGTGGTGCGCGTTGCCAGCACGCGGGGCCTCGATCGCCACTTCCGCAGCAACCAGGCTTATGCCGTGGTCTTCCCGCTGGTGTCGGAAGCGGGTGAGAACCGCACGGGCATCCACATGCACCTGACGCGGCGGTTCGAGACGATCGACTTCGAGGCGGTGGGCCGTCAGGCCGTGGGCCACGCCTGTCGGCGCCTGGGGGCGCGCTCGTTGACGTCTGGCCAGTATCCCGTGGTCTTCACCCCGCGGGCCATGAGCGAATTGCTGTCGGCCTTCAGCGATGTGTTCTCGGCCAAGGCCGCCCAAGAGGGCAAGAGCCTGCTGGCCGGTCGGCTTGGCGAGGCGGTGGCGGCCACCCGCCTGACCCTGCTCGATGACGCCCTGCTGGCCGAGGGCTACGCGTCTCGTCCCTTCGACGATGAGGGCACCGCCAGCCGCACCTGTGCCCTGATCGAGGGGGGGGTCTTCAAGACCTTCCTGCACAACGCCCAGACCGCCCGTCAGATGGGGGTCGCCTCGACCGGGCACGCCAGTCGTGGTGGCTACAAGGGCACGCTCAGCGTGGCGCCCACGAACCTGTACGTGCAGCCGGGTGACCAGCCCTTCGCGGCGCTGGTGGCCGGGCCCGGCCCGGTCGTCGTGATTGACGACTTGCAGGGGGTGCACGCCGGCACCAATGCCATCAGCGGGGACTTTTCGCTGCAGTGCCAGGGTTGGTTGTACCTCGATGGAGTCGAGCAGCACGCCGTGGCCAACATCACGGTGGCTGGGAACTTCGTCACGATGCTGGCGGGCGTCGAGGCGCTTGGCGACGACCTCGAATTTCATCCTCACGGGGCCTACATCGGCTCTCCCAGCGTGCGCATCGCGGAGCTGGCGATCGCGGGCGCGTAA
- a CDS encoding TldD/PmbA family protein — translation MKELTTRAPFTLSRDVVEQVLDCALSNGADFAEIFAEDKAYSTIQWLDGRVASCLSGRDYGAGVRVLYGSEAVYAYTSDLSLEGLLAIARQVAAAQAGTERHVRASWRPETVTPRHKGAVRLDEVSKATKVAVLRRADAAARAASAEVTQVEATVAEEDQRVFIANSEGLWLTDERPYIRLMINAIATQGDEKQSGRETPGALAGWEWIDTLDIEALARSAAHTAVTMLHADYAPSGKMPVVIEHAFGGVIFHEACGHLLETTSVAKGASIFAGKLGEQIAHPCVTAIDDGTMDGEWGSLAVDDEGLPTQRTVLIENGVLTSYMVDRLGARKTGYAPTGSGRRQSYRFAPTSRMRNTFIAPGHDTVYDMIGSIDYGLYAKKMGGGSVSPGTGDFNFAVLEGYMIRDGRIAEPVRGATLVGNGGDILQKIVMVGDNFAMAAGRCGSISGSIPTNVGQPAIKVSEIVVGGRK, via the coding sequence ATGAAAGAGCTGACGACCCGAGCGCCGTTCACCTTGTCGCGCGATGTGGTGGAGCAGGTGCTGGATTGCGCCCTCTCCAACGGGGCCGACTTTGCCGAGATTTTTGCTGAGGACAAGGCCTACAGCACCATCCAGTGGCTGGATGGGCGCGTGGCCTCCTGTTTGTCTGGTCGGGACTACGGGGCGGGGGTTCGCGTGCTGTACGGCAGCGAGGCGGTGTATGCGTACACCAGTGACCTGAGCCTGGAGGGCTTGCTGGCGATCGCCCGGCAGGTGGCTGCCGCCCAGGCCGGGACCGAGCGCCATGTCCGGGCGAGCTGGCGCCCCGAAACCGTGACGCCCCGTCACAAGGGCGCCGTGCGCCTCGATGAGGTCTCCAAGGCCACCAAGGTGGCCGTGCTGCGCCGCGCCGATGCGGCCGCGCGGGCCGCGTCCGCCGAGGTCACCCAGGTCGAGGCCACGGTGGCCGAGGAGGACCAGCGGGTCTTCATCGCCAACTCCGAGGGCCTGTGGCTCACGGACGAGCGCCCCTACATCCGCCTGATGATCAACGCCATCGCGACCCAGGGGGATGAGAAGCAGAGCGGCCGTGAGACGCCGGGGGCGCTGGCCGGCTGGGAGTGGATCGACACGCTCGACATCGAGGCCCTGGCCCGTTCGGCCGCCCATACGGCCGTCACGATGCTGCACGCGGACTACGCGCCCTCCGGCAAGATGCCGGTGGTGATCGAGCACGCCTTCGGTGGGGTGATCTTTCATGAGGCCTGCGGCCATCTGCTCGAGACGACCTCGGTGGCGAAGGGCGCCAGCATCTTCGCGGGCAAGCTCGGGGAACAGATTGCCCATCCGTGCGTGACCGCCATCGACGATGGCACCATGGATGGCGAATGGGGTTCGCTGGCCGTCGACGATGAGGGCCTGCCGACGCAACGCACGGTGCTGATCGAAAACGGGGTGCTCACCAGCTACATGGTCGACCGCTTGGGGGCTCGCAAGACGGGTTACGCCCCGACGGGCTCGGGCCGTCGCCAAAGTTACCGCTTCGCGCCCACCAGCCGCATGCGCAACACGTTCATCGCGCCAGGCCATGACACCGTCTATGACATGATTGGCTCGATCGACTACGGCCTCTACGCCAAGAAGATGGGGGGCGGTTCGGTCTCGCCCGGCACCGGCGACTTCAATTTCGCCGTGCTGGAGGGCTACATGATCCGGGATGGTCGCATCGCGGAGCCCGTGCGGGGCGCGACGTTGGTGGGCAACGGCGGGGACATCCTGCAGAAAATCGTGATGGTGGGGGACAATTTCGCGATGGCGGCCGGCCGCTGCGGCTCCATCTCGGGCTCGATCCCCACCAATGTCGGGCAACCCGCCATCAAGGTCAGTGAAATTGTCGTGGGAGGTCGCAAGTGA
- the rpsF gene encoding 30S ribosomal protein S6: protein MVRSYETMYIIKPTLDEEAIDAVIQRVDGQIGSLGTLEKTEKRGRKRLAYEVKDFKDGFYVLTNFQAAPTQVKELERLFKLNDDVIRHLIVRPEAE, encoded by the coding sequence TTGGTTCGCAGTTACGAAACGATGTACATCATCAAGCCGACGCTCGATGAAGAAGCCATCGATGCGGTGATTCAGCGCGTCGACGGCCAGATTGGCAGTCTCGGCACCCTGGAGAAGACCGAAAAGCGCGGTCGCAAGCGCTTGGCCTATGAGGTCAAGGACTTCAAGGACGGGTTCTACGTCCTGACCAACTTCCAGGCCGCTCCGACGCAGGTCAAAGAGCTCGAGCGTCTGTTCAAGCTCAACGACGACGTGATCCGTCACCTGATCGTCCGCCCCGAAGCGGAGTAA
- the ssb gene encoding single-stranded DNA-binding protein, whose translation MSINHITLMGQVSRGPEFRMTQSGQPTITFTVAVSRPAWKEGSPASVDYIRVVAWRQLAERLRDSLHKDDLVVVEGRMVTRSYDTPDGQRRKVVEVEATSASAVGAAAPSEAKRAAPAEEPDGPVYGDEDDDFSSLEAAPPQAAPKTFGRRAGAPAGGPKPQAVASAPPPDFDDEIPF comes from the coding sequence ATGAGCATCAATCACATCACCTTGATGGGGCAAGTCTCCCGCGGGCCCGAATTTCGGATGACCCAGAGCGGTCAACCGACCATCACCTTCACGGTGGCGGTCTCTCGCCCCGCGTGGAAAGAAGGCTCCCCGGCCTCGGTGGACTACATTCGCGTGGTGGCGTGGCGCCAGCTGGCTGAACGGCTGCGCGATTCGCTCCACAAGGACGACTTGGTGGTGGTCGAAGGTCGCATGGTGACCCGTTCCTATGACACCCCGGACGGCCAGCGCCGCAAGGTGGTGGAGGTGGAAGCCACCAGCGCCTCGGCGGTGGGGGCAGCCGCCCCCAGCGAAGCCAAGCGGGCCGCTCCTGCCGAGGAGCCCGACGGACCCGTTTACGGGGACGAAGACGACGATTTCAGCAGCCTCGAAGCGGCGCCGCCTCAGGCGGCACCGAAAACCTTCGGGCGCCGTGCAGGAGCCCCGGCCGGTGGTCCCAAACCCCAGGCCGTCGCTTCCGCGCCGCCTCCCGATTTTGACGACGAAATTCCCTTCTAG
- the rpsR gene encoding 30S ribosomal protein S18, with the protein MKRRKVCTFCVDKVELIDYKDTVRLKKYISERGKILPRRVTGNCAKHQRGLTDATKRAREIALMPFVIA; encoded by the coding sequence ATGAAGCGCCGCAAGGTCTGCACGTTCTGCGTGGACAAGGTCGAACTGATCGACTACAAGGACACCGTGCGCCTCAAGAAGTACATCTCCGAGCGCGGCAAGATCCTGCCCCGCCGGGTGACGGGCAACTGCGCCAAGCATCAGCGCGGCCTCACGGACGCCACCAAGCGGGCCCGTGAAATCGCGTTGATGCCCTTCGTCATCGCCTGA
- the pheS gene encoding phenylalanine--tRNA ligase subunit alpha: MNLATLEHTLQEAQVALEAAQDLPTLEAWYTQFFGKERGEFQALLRSIPSLPPAERSTVGKAIHQGKQALEAAYEARRTAFEQDALTAQLRSERVDVTLPARRLTTGHAHPVLAIKEELIAFFEHYGFSMAEGPEIEDDWHNFTALNTPADHPARDAQDTFYLPGGALLRTHTSSVQIRAMSAQQPPLRLIMPGRVYRRDEVTKRHYPIFHQLEGLMVDSHVHMGHLKGLLTEMLRALFGRELAVRLRPSFFPFTEPSAEADVACPFCHGKGCGTCSYSGWIELCGAGMVDPNVLQAVGYDPRTVNGLAFGLGIDRVAMIRYGINDIRLLWENDIRFLQQF; this comes from the coding sequence ATGAACCTCGCGACGCTGGAACACACCTTGCAAGAGGCGCAAGTCGCACTCGAGGCGGCCCAGGACCTGCCGACGTTGGAGGCCTGGTACACCCAATTTTTCGGCAAGGAGCGCGGCGAGTTCCAGGCCCTGCTGCGCAGCATTCCCTCCCTGCCGCCGGCCGAGCGCAGCACCGTCGGCAAGGCCATCCACCAGGGCAAGCAGGCCCTCGAGGCCGCTTACGAGGCGCGCCGAACCGCCTTCGAGCAGGATGCTCTGACGGCCCAGCTGCGCAGTGAACGCGTCGACGTCACGCTGCCCGCGCGACGCCTCACCACCGGCCACGCGCATCCCGTGCTTGCCATCAAGGAAGAGTTGATCGCCTTCTTCGAGCACTATGGCTTCAGCATGGCGGAAGGCCCCGAAATCGAAGACGATTGGCACAACTTCACGGCGCTCAACACGCCGGCCGACCACCCGGCCCGCGACGCGCAGGACACGTTCTATCTGCCGGGCGGGGCCCTGTTGCGGACGCACACGTCGTCGGTTCAGATCCGCGCCATGAGCGCCCAGCAACCGCCCCTGCGACTGATCATGCCAGGTCGGGTGTATCGGCGCGATGAGGTCACCAAGCGCCATTACCCGATTTTCCATCAACTCGAAGGCCTCATGGTCGACAGTCACGTCCACATGGGCCACCTCAAAGGTCTTCTGACCGAGATGCTGCGAGCCCTGTTCGGGCGTGAACTGGCTGTGCGCCTGCGACCCAGCTTCTTCCCCTTCACCGAACCCTCGGCCGAGGCGGACGTCGCCTGTCCGTTCTGCCACGGCAAGGGCTGCGGCACCTGCTCCTACAGCGGCTGGATTGAACTGTGCGGCGCCGGCATGGTCGATCCCAACGTGCTTCAGGCCGTGGGCTATGACCCCCGCACGGTGAATGGCCTGGCATTTGGCCTGGGCATCGACCGGGTGGCCATGATCCGGTATGGCATCAACGACATCCGTCTCCTCTGGGAAAACGACATCCGCTTCCTGCAGCAATTCTGA